A portion of the Pseudomonas sp. PSE14 genome contains these proteins:
- a CDS encoding DoxX-like family protein: MASAALARLALGVVFLYHGLVPKLLFLSPDEVRMIEAHDWPLSTLRIAQAAGAAEVVLGLAILLLRRSRWPLWIASMALVALLLDVALFVPELLLGAFNPVTTNIAALALCLIALQGERGARPPRSNALR; this comes from the coding sequence ATGGCTAGCGCCGCCTTAGCGCGTCTGGCGCTGGGCGTGGTGTTCCTCTACCACGGTCTGGTGCCCAAGCTGTTGTTCCTCAGTCCCGATGAGGTGCGCATGATCGAGGCCCACGACTGGCCGCTCTCGACCCTGCGCATCGCCCAGGCCGCCGGCGCCGCGGAGGTGGTCCTGGGGCTCGCCATCCTCCTGCTGCGTCGCAGCCGCTGGCCCTTGTGGATTGCCAGCATGGCGCTGGTGGCGCTGCTGCTGGACGTGGCGCTGTTCGTGCCGGAGCTGCTGCTCGGCGCCTTCAACCCTGTCACCACCAATATCGCCGCCCTGGCGCTGTGCCTGATCGCCCTGCAGGGCGAACGGGGCGCGCGGCCGCCCCGCTCGAACGCCCTGCGTTAG
- a CDS encoding AraC family transcriptional regulator codes for MHKDNWIDLLQDADTGIQSLRAHFKGHAYDPHWHESYLIGFTESGVQQFRSRNQRHISTTGKVFFLEPGDIHDGDAPTEGGFTYRTLYLDAPWLEREIATLFEEAPGNCQLAVPELLIDDPQLARRIDNAFQAVHSHDLKIVRQSAIDDLLDGMTRHLHWRQRGTTQAHLPLVAQRARDFLHANLTTDIGLDDLARASGCDRFRLTRAFKQAFGLPPHAYLIQLRLARARQLLGRGIAPAEVAADLGFADQSHLGRWFRRAYGVTPAYYRKRCSKLPD; via the coding sequence ATGCACAAGGACAACTGGATCGACCTGCTGCAGGATGCCGACACCGGCATCCAGAGCCTGCGCGCGCACTTCAAGGGCCACGCCTACGACCCGCACTGGCACGAAAGCTACCTGATCGGCTTCACCGAGTCCGGCGTGCAGCAGTTCCGCAGCCGCAACCAGCGCCATATCAGCACCACCGGCAAGGTGTTCTTCCTCGAACCCGGCGACATCCATGACGGCGATGCGCCCACCGAGGGTGGCTTCACCTACCGCACCCTGTATCTCGACGCGCCCTGGCTGGAGCGGGAGATCGCCACGCTGTTCGAAGAAGCGCCGGGCAATTGCCAGTTGGCCGTACCCGAGCTGCTGATCGACGACCCGCAGCTCGCGCGGCGCATCGACAACGCCTTCCAGGCGGTGCACAGCCATGATTTGAAGATCGTCCGGCAGAGCGCCATCGACGACCTGCTCGACGGCATGACCCGCCACCTGCACTGGCGCCAGCGCGGCACCACACAGGCGCACCTGCCGCTGGTGGCGCAGCGCGCGCGGGACTTCCTGCACGCCAACCTGACCACCGACATCGGCCTCGACGACCTGGCCCGCGCCAGCGGCTGCGACCGCTTCCGCCTGACCCGCGCCTTCAAGCAGGCCTTCGGCCTGCCGCCGCATGCCTACCTGATCCAGCTGCGTCTCGCCCGCGCACGCCAGTTGCTCGGGCGCGGCATAGCACCGGCGGAAGTCGCCGCCGATCTCGGCTTCGCCGACCAGAGCCACCTGGGCCGCTGGTTCCGCCGTGCCTACGGAGTGACGCCGGCCTACTACCGCAAGCGCTGCTCAAAGCTTCCAGACTGA
- a CDS encoding LysR substrate-binding domain-containing protein produces MDKFSSLEMFVASAETGSFSRAAERLGKTPSAVTKTIGLLESELGARLFERTTRSMSLTEAGQLYLDGAREVLERMRETTEEIAQLHHSLRGVLRITAPLVFGPAFLDQACADFLALHPDVRLQVDLSDSYLDLLDGRYDLALRMGNSDLPGLIAQPLAGSRLVVCASPAYLAQRGTPRHPREVIEHDCLIYRHPALEERWWFDLGEERYSTPRHGRLSSDNQAVLLAACLTGHGLLPCPRWSVLEHLRSGRLVTVLDEFYFEPDTFGAQILAVYPSNRRATRKIHAFIEHLREALKLNGIL; encoded by the coding sequence ATGGACAAGTTCAGCAGCCTCGAGATGTTCGTCGCCAGTGCCGAAACCGGTAGTTTCAGCCGCGCCGCCGAGCGCCTGGGCAAGACCCCGTCGGCGGTGACCAAGACCATCGGCCTGCTCGAAAGCGAGCTGGGCGCGCGGCTGTTCGAGCGCACCACGCGCAGCATGTCGCTGACCGAAGCCGGCCAGCTCTACCTGGACGGCGCCCGCGAAGTGCTGGAACGCATGCGCGAGACCACCGAGGAGATCGCCCAGTTGCATCACAGCCTGCGCGGTGTGCTGCGTATCACCGCGCCGCTGGTGTTCGGCCCGGCCTTCCTCGACCAGGCCTGCGCGGACTTCCTCGCCCTGCATCCGGATGTGCGCCTGCAGGTGGACCTCTCCGACAGCTACCTCGACCTGCTCGACGGCCGCTACGACCTGGCGCTGCGCATGGGCAACAGCGACCTGCCGGGGCTGATCGCCCAGCCCCTGGCCGGCAGCCGCCTGGTGGTCTGCGCGAGTCCCGCCTACCTGGCGCAGCGCGGCACGCCGCGGCACCCGCGCGAGGTGATCGAGCACGACTGCCTGATCTACCGCCATCCGGCGCTGGAAGAGCGCTGGTGGTTCGACCTGGGCGAGGAGCGCTATTCGACGCCGCGCCACGGACGCCTGAGCAGCGACAACCAGGCGGTGCTGCTGGCGGCTTGCCTGACAGGCCACGGCCTGCTGCCGTGCCCGCGCTGGAGCGTACTGGAGCACCTGCGCTCCGGGCGGCTGGTCACGGTGCTGGATGAGTTCTACTTCGAGCCGGACACCTTCGGCGCACAGATTCTCGCGGTGTACCCGAGCAACCGCCGGGCCACGCGCAAGATCCACGCCTTCATCGAGCACCTGCGCGAGGCGCTGAAGCTCAACGGCATCCTCTGA
- a CDS encoding amidohydrolase, whose amino-acid sequence MHTWLKGALAVAIALSTLEAQAQNADLILLNGKVFTAEPGQALQQAVAVADGKVLKVGSNDEIRALGDAGSKVVDLGGKVLMPGFVDSHSHSVFGGLELISASLVDEQMDLDAFMKRLEQDRDSGKARVGDIVVMNGMHSSYWSQADGLAKRLNHGEWAKVPVVLAGSDHHTAWANAAMLKRAGLDAKRLRGLSKLEQQNIAHDKNFNPTGFVVDSGFDLVAAAMPAADAKTMDRAGLAAVKYNNSFGITAWMDPAANGSPGEAVFNIKPTEKSVGVLPVYRNLSRNGQLTAHVAALQVVNPKSSPADLDVIEKVREQFQGVPNLTLPGIKVFADGVIEFPAQSAALLEDYKNSHKPGELLIDPKHFGELVSAADARGWLVHIHAIGDRAVRESLNGIEQARKDRQSGIAHSITHLQLVTPQDYPRFKQLGVIASMQLDWAAAEPYTVDLVKPYIADDAYRGMYPAKSLLDNGAEIAGASDWPVSTPDPMKAIYQAVTRKGELGVLIPEQRVDRETMFYAYTRNAAQTIGLDKQIGTLAPGKQADMVVLDRDVFTVPDEQLAEARVLHTLFEGREVYRADDAPAL is encoded by the coding sequence ATGCACACGTGGCTCAAAGGCGCACTGGCAGTAGCGATCGCGCTCAGTACTTTGGAAGCACAGGCACAGAACGCAGACCTGATCCTGCTCAACGGCAAGGTCTTCACCGCCGAACCCGGCCAGGCGCTGCAGCAGGCCGTCGCGGTAGCAGACGGCAAGGTGCTGAAAGTGGGCTCCAACGATGAAATCCGCGCCCTGGGCGATGCCGGGAGCAAGGTCGTCGACCTGGGCGGCAAGGTTCTGATGCCGGGCTTCGTCGACAGCCACTCGCACTCCGTCTTCGGCGGCCTGGAGCTGATCTCCGCCAGCCTGGTGGACGAGCAGATGGACCTCGACGCCTTCATGAAGCGCCTGGAGCAGGACCGCGACAGCGGCAAGGCGCGGGTCGGCGACATCGTGGTGATGAACGGCATGCACTCCAGCTACTGGTCCCAGGCCGACGGCCTGGCCAAGCGCCTGAACCACGGCGAGTGGGCCAAGGTGCCGGTGGTGCTGGCCGGCAGCGACCACCACACCGCCTGGGCCAACGCCGCGATGCTCAAGCGCGCCGGCCTCGACGCCAAGCGCCTGCGCGGCCTGAGCAAGCTGGAACAGCAGAACATCGCCCACGACAAGAACTTCAACCCCACCGGTTTCGTCGTCGACTCTGGCTTCGACCTGGTCGCCGCCGCCATGCCGGCCGCCGACGCCAAGACCATGGACCGCGCGGGCCTGGCCGCGGTGAAGTACAACAACAGCTTCGGCATCACCGCCTGGATGGACCCGGCCGCCAACGGCAGCCCGGGCGAGGCGGTGTTCAATATCAAGCCCACCGAGAAGAGCGTTGGCGTACTGCCGGTGTACCGCAACCTGTCTCGCAACGGCCAGCTCACTGCCCACGTCGCCGCGCTGCAGGTGGTCAATCCGAAGAGCAGCCCGGCCGATCTGGACGTGATCGAAAAGGTCCGCGAGCAATTCCAGGGCGTGCCCAACCTGACGCTGCCGGGCATCAAGGTGTTCGCCGATGGCGTGATCGAATTCCCGGCACAGTCCGCCGCACTGCTGGAGGACTACAAGAACAGCCACAAGCCCGGCGAGCTGCTGATCGATCCGAAGCATTTCGGCGAGCTGGTCAGCGCCGCCGATGCCCGTGGCTGGCTGGTGCACATCCACGCCATCGGCGACCGCGCGGTGCGCGAATCGCTCAACGGCATCGAGCAGGCGCGCAAGGACCGCCAGAGCGGCATCGCCCACTCGATCACCCACCTGCAACTGGTCACCCCGCAGGACTACCCGCGCTTCAAGCAACTGGGCGTGATCGCCTCGATGCAACTGGACTGGGCCGCCGCCGAACCCTACACCGTCGACCTGGTGAAGCCTTACATCGCCGATGACGCCTACCGCGGCATGTATCCGGCCAAGTCCCTGCTGGACAACGGCGCCGAAATCGCCGGCGCCAGCGACTGGCCGGTGTCCACCCCGGACCCGATGAAGGCCATCTACCAGGCCGTCACCCGCAAGGGCGAGCTGGGCGTGCTCATCCCCGAGCAGCGCGTCGACCGCGAAACCATGTTCTACGCCTATACCCGCAATGCCGCGCAGACCATCGGTCTGGACAAGCAGATCGGCACCCTCGCCCCCGGCAAGCAGGCCGACATGGTCGTGCTCGACCGTGACGTGTTCACCGTGCCCGACGAGCAACTGGCCGAAGCCCGCGTGCTGCACACCCTGTTCGAAGGTCGCGAAGTCTACCGCGCCGACGACGCTCCGGCTCTCTGA
- a CDS encoding TorF family putative porin, with the protein MNRPQWLIGALLTCAPLTSTLAVELNQDFLLQIDAALVSDYRTRGLSQTQGDPAAQFGLTLQHISGLYVGAWTSNVDYGYGYDTRQEVDYYAGYYWQANDDVALDLGYIKYTYPKSSEFNQSDVYAILHAYGFEAGVYYGNDYPNYFGDRNSNLYSYLAYNAELPAEFKLRTRFGHNDAKDPLYLSGSGDTRDGYNEWEVKLSHELVGLDWSLSYIDTDLSQNECFNNQGYKDVCTATVVAGVSKTF; encoded by the coding sequence ATGAACCGCCCGCAATGGCTCATCGGTGCGCTGCTCACCTGCGCGCCGCTCACCTCCACCCTGGCCGTGGAACTCAACCAGGACTTCCTCCTGCAGATCGACGCCGCCCTGGTCAGCGACTATCGCACCCGCGGCCTCTCGCAGACCCAGGGCGACCCGGCCGCCCAGTTCGGCCTCACCCTGCAGCACATCAGCGGCCTGTACGTGGGTGCCTGGACCTCCAACGTCGATTACGGCTACGGCTACGACACCCGCCAGGAAGTGGACTACTACGCAGGCTACTACTGGCAGGCCAACGACGACGTCGCCCTGGACCTGGGTTACATCAAGTACACCTATCCCAAGTCGAGCGAGTTCAACCAGAGCGACGTGTACGCCATCCTCCACGCCTATGGCTTCGAGGCGGGGGTCTACTACGGCAACGACTACCCCAACTACTTCGGCGACAGAAACAGCAACCTCTACAGCTACCTGGCCTACAACGCCGAGCTGCCGGCCGAGTTCAAGCTGCGCACGCGCTTCGGCCACAACGACGCCAAGGACCCGCTCTACCTCTCCGGCAGCGGCGACACCCGCGACGGCTACAACGAGTGGGAAGTCAAGCTGAGCCATGAACTGGTGGGGCTGGACTGGTCGCTGAGCTACATCGACACCGACCTTTCGCAGAACGAGTGCTTCAACAACCAGGGTTACAAGGACGTCTGCACCGCCACCGTGGTGGCTGGTGTCTCGAAGACCTTCTAA
- a CDS encoding thiol-disulfide oxidoreductase DCC family protein has translation MPLPPNMLPGDKVVLFDGACRLCNGWSRFLLRHDRQQRVKLCSVQSAEGQAILDWFGLPTDYFDTMLYIDGHCGYDRSEAFLRVIGQLPAPWNWLRVLWLVPMEWRDALYDRIALNRYRLFGREDRCLVPSPEFRGRFLGNG, from the coding sequence ATGCCGCTGCCCCCCAACATGCTTCCCGGTGACAAGGTTGTGCTGTTCGACGGCGCATGCCGCCTGTGCAATGGCTGGAGCCGCTTCCTCCTGCGTCATGACCGGCAGCAGCGCGTGAAGCTGTGCAGCGTGCAGTCGGCGGAGGGCCAGGCAATCCTCGACTGGTTCGGGCTGCCGACCGACTATTTCGACACCATGCTGTACATCGACGGTCACTGCGGCTACGACCGCAGCGAAGCCTTCCTGCGCGTGATCGGCCAGCTGCCGGCGCCGTGGAACTGGCTGCGCGTGCTGTGGCTGGTGCCCATGGAGTGGCGCGACGCGCTCTACGACCGTATCGCCCTCAACCGCTACCGCCTGTTCGGCCGCGAAGACCGCTGCCTGGTGCCTTCGCCGGAATTCCGCGGTCGTTTCCTGGGTAATGGCTAG
- a CDS encoding LysE family translocator — MTLAQISQWLPFLLFAFVSSITPGPTNLLVFSNSARFGWGAALPIILGGCGAAAALVLAVGSGLGEALGRLPGVQQAMSAVGVLWLSWLAWQIFRSPPVRLEQGADAARLGLVGAAALQLVNPKTWMMALAVVSVYAGHGTDRLDRVQLLSLLFFLVSLPCMTVWASLGIGSQRLLTPRQMQRLNQLMAILLLVSAWAGALL, encoded by the coding sequence ATGACCCTCGCGCAGATCAGCCAATGGCTGCCCTTCCTGCTTTTCGCCTTCGTCTCCTCCATCACCCCCGGCCCGACCAATCTGCTGGTGTTCAGCAACAGCGCGCGCTTCGGCTGGGGCGCGGCGCTGCCGATCATCCTCGGCGGTTGCGGTGCCGCCGCTGCACTGGTGCTGGCGGTGGGCAGCGGCCTGGGCGAGGCGCTGGGGCGGCTGCCCGGCGTGCAGCAGGCCATGAGCGCGGTCGGGGTGCTCTGGCTGAGCTGGCTGGCCTGGCAGATCTTCCGCAGCCCGCCGGTCCGCCTGGAACAGGGCGCCGATGCCGCGCGGCTGGGCCTGGTCGGCGCCGCCGCGTTGCAACTGGTCAATCCCAAGACCTGGATGATGGCGCTGGCGGTGGTCAGCGTGTACGCCGGCCACGGCACCGATCGCCTGGATCGCGTGCAATTGCTGTCGCTGCTGTTCTTCCTCGTGTCGCTGCCCTGCATGACGGTCTGGGCCAGCCTCGGCATCGGCAGCCAGCGCCTGCTCACGCCCCGGCAGATGCAGCGGCTGAACCAGCTGATGGCGATCCTGCTGCTGGTCTCGGCCTGGGCCGGCGCGCTGCTCTGA